The genomic stretch GACAAGAGCGGCGTCGAGCTGAACAACGTCAAGATGGCCATGAACCCGTTCTGCGAGATCGCGGTCGAGGCCGCGATCCGGCTGAAGGAAGCCGGTACCGCGACCGAGGTGATCGCGGTCGCCGCCGGCACGGCCCAGTCCCAGGAGACCCTGCGCACGGCACTGGCCATGGGCGCCGACCGGGGCATCCTGATCCAGGAGGACGGGCCGCTCGAGCCGCTGGCCATCGCCAAGCTGCTCAAGGCCGTGGTCGAGAAGGAAGGCCCCGACCTGGTGATCCTCGGCAAGCAGGCGATCGACGGCGACAACAACCAGACCGGCCAGATGCTCTCCGCCCTGCTCGGCTGGCCCCAGGGCACCTTCATCTCGAAGCTGGAGATCGGCGCCGACGGCGCCAAGGTGACCCGCGAGGTCGACGGCGGCCTCGAATCGGTCTCGCTCAAGATGCCGTCTGTCGTCACCGTGGACCTGCGGCTGAACGAGCCGCGCTACGCCTCGCTGCCCAACATCATGAAGGCCAAGAAGAAGCCGATCGAGACGGTGACCCC from Kiloniellales bacterium encodes the following:
- a CDS encoding electron transfer flavoprotein subunit beta/FixA family protein; this encodes MKVLTPIKRVIDANVKVRVKADKSGVELNNVKMAMNPFCEIAVEAAIRLKEAGTATEVIAVAAGTAQSQETLRTALAMGADRGILIQEDGPLEPLAIAKLLKAVVEKEGPDLVILGKQAIDGDNNQTGQMLSALLGWPQGTFISKLEIGADGAKVTREVDGGLESVSLKMPSVVTVDLRLNEPRYASLPNIMKAKKKPIETVTPADLGVDVAPRLEVLEVSEPPPRQAGVKVESAAELIEKLKNEAKVI